A window of Solanum stenotomum isolate F172 chromosome 3, ASM1918654v1, whole genome shotgun sequence contains these coding sequences:
- the LOC125859642 gene encoding UPF0426 protein At1g28150, chloroplastic — translation MSMVLNYSAAGVATSPSCATGKWKPAVLGKQLPSGTSPFSVSAKPYGKFRVNAFFFNPIQEPILKEALKEPVAFAGGMFAGLLRLDLNEDPLKEWVSRTVEASGVTAEEIEASDDQAEDTPQQIEIE, via the exons ATGTCTATGGTTCTGAATTATTCTGCTGCTGGTGTTGCTACATCACCTTCTTGTGCCACA GGGAAATGGAAACCTGCTGTGCTTGGGAAACAGTTACCTTCTGGAACATCACCGTTTTCAGTATCAGCTAAGCCTTATGGAAAGTTTCGGGTCAATGCGTTTTTCTTCAATCCCATACAGGAACCCATTCTCAAAGAAGCTCTCAAG GAACCTGTTGCCTTCGCGGGAGGGATGTTTGCTGGGCTTCTAAGACTTGATTTGAATGAAGATCCTCTGAAGGAATGGGTTTCTAGAACAGTTGAGGCCTCAGGAGTTACAGCTGAAGAAATTGAGGCCAGTGATGACCAAGCAGAGGACACCCCACAACAGATAGAAATTGAATGA